The Desulfovibrio sp. genome contains a region encoding:
- a CDS encoding EAL domain-containing protein, which yields MRVDKSERSLTLPLLKQRIEQADDWGRAVEDCKEPILIVDDAGRITHFSEAFAVITDPLPQPPGVSAVRLWHPSYRSKAAIANIVDTLRREEMWRGAIYNRRRDGAPYWLTVTIWPIENAQMPTHYLLLVNSVSGHGSTHLLFDYLTHLPNWGPANDLLEKELLCDGVNKVVSLIQVRLEGLQEISDSLGHIAADSILIEAARRLYAAECAPAAISRISNQDFLLVIARDNLESATTAAAEQILKVMSAPFEVQDRDMSISVRLSVTSAPMDGTTSDQLFQNCSIAMSYGRKSKSAITFFTPEMQRRTAVRWELFTQLRTALSRNEFSLQYQPLISTSTGEMVGCEALLRWHNEALGQVPPDRFIRLAEENSLIVPIEAWALRTACRQAMAWLNEGRQIGRIAVNASPLHFQQGNIVDDVKYALRESGLPAQRLEIEITESSVMDDSPDVAAALEKLVELGVRLSLDDFGTGYSSLTYLRRYPFHTLKIDRSFVRDLPGKDSSCVLIKTIITMAKSLNLKVVAEGVETLQQAQFLRTEGCDIVQGYHYSRPLTVGQIEEVLPPQTTRTFRPYLVAGGGGE from the coding sequence ATGCGAGTCGATAAATCCGAGCGTTCGCTAACGCTTCCTTTACTTAAGCAACGCATCGAGCAGGCCGATGACTGGGGTCGAGCCGTCGAGGATTGCAAGGAACCGATCCTGATTGTCGATGATGCCGGCCGCATCACACATTTCAGCGAGGCGTTCGCGGTCATCACCGATCCCTTGCCGCAGCCACCCGGAGTATCGGCTGTTCGCCTTTGGCATCCCAGCTATCGCTCGAAGGCTGCAATTGCCAATATTGTCGACACCCTCCGCCGCGAAGAGATGTGGCGTGGCGCCATCTACAATCGCCGCCGGGATGGTGCGCCCTACTGGTTGACTGTGACGATCTGGCCAATAGAAAACGCCCAGATGCCGACCCATTATCTGCTACTCGTCAATTCTGTTTCCGGTCATGGCTCGACCCATCTACTGTTCGATTATCTCACCCATCTTCCAAACTGGGGGCCTGCCAACGATTTGCTGGAAAAGGAACTTTTGTGCGATGGCGTCAACAAGGTTGTGTCGCTTATCCAGGTTCGCTTGGAAGGACTGCAGGAGATCAGCGACTCTCTCGGGCACATCGCGGCCGATTCGATCCTGATCGAAGCCGCCCGTCGTCTCTACGCAGCCGAATGTGCTCCCGCTGCAATTTCTCGGATCAGCAATCAAGATTTTCTGCTTGTAATCGCCCGCGACAACCTGGAAAGCGCTACCACCGCCGCGGCCGAGCAAATCCTGAAGGTCATGAGCGCACCATTCGAGGTGCAAGACAGGGATATGTCGATCTCGGTTCGCCTCAGCGTCACCTCGGCGCCGATGGATGGTACGACTAGCGACCAACTCTTTCAGAATTGCAGCATCGCCATGTCGTACGGTCGGAAGAGCAAAAGCGCGATTACCTTTTTCACGCCCGAAATGCAACGCCGGACGGCCGTTCGATGGGAACTCTTCACCCAATTGCGGACGGCCTTGTCGCGCAATGAATTCTCTTTGCAATACCAGCCGCTCATCAGCACCTCGACTGGAGAGATGGTTGGCTGTGAGGCTCTGCTGCGCTGGCACAATGAAGCACTCGGCCAGGTTCCTCCCGACCGCTTCATTCGCTTGGCCGAGGAAAATTCGCTGATCGTCCCAATCGAAGCGTGGGCGCTGCGCACAGCGTGCCGCCAAGCAATGGCTTGGCTCAACGAAGGCCGTCAGATCGGCCGTATCGCCGTGAATGCATCTCCCCTGCACTTCCAACAGGGCAATATCGTCGATGATGTCAAATACGCGCTCCGCGAGAGCGGGTTGCCGGCCCAGCGCTTGGAAATCGAAATCACCGAGAGTTCGGTGATGGACGATTCTCCCGATGTCGCTGCGGCGCTGGAGAAATTAGTCGAGTTGGGTGTTCGATTGTCGCTCGACGACTTTGGGACCGGCTACTCGTCGCTGACATATTTGCGCCGCTATCCCTTCCACACCCTGAAAATCGATCGGTCCTTTGTTCGCGATCTGCCAGGAAAAGACAGTTCCTGCGTCTTGATCAAAACGATCATCACCATGGCGAAGAGCTTGAATCTCAAAGTCGTCGCGGAGGGCGTCGAGACCCTGCAGCAGGCCCAGTTTCTGAGGACTGAAGGCTGCGACATAGTCCAAGGTTATCACTACAGCCGTCCTTTGACCGTGGGCCAGATCGAGGAAGTCTTGCCCCCTCAGACGACACGCACCTTTCGCCCCTATCTCGTTGCCGGTGGTGGCGGGGAATGA
- a CDS encoding DUF1173 family protein produces MSERESRREYWVTLPDGTGWSPERRAEQPAAWQEALQKAKGFKIACFCKCVEQEAPLYIFQRAGVFYLARYPNSGHVHSTDCHFYAPAIETTGQVAYADDVITEASDGTKRIRFDFALGRELGQREPAPVTPAPRGPSSTRRTQMSILGLLHYLWSAADLQRWHPRMVGKRNWAVAKHRLDEAAVDIVQRSVRMSQRLIVLPAMSGPNLHQRVGTELQEKVHWATSGDKRAEILLFIGELVNTSVGGKSTRITLSRADQHKLTFYSTTQFWGRCIERFPALGLHRKIAGEADRTIAIIAAEVRKRHDGSMIGDVSAAGFLFTTAEFIPFASSYEKIVTRKLIDQNRWFEKPLRYDAAEDAVLPDFVLLDTNTRYLPMEVYGRNSDDEYRKHRDLKRALYLRTYGAENYWEWNVDPNQVDAVPPFPSKSFQRVAANASR; encoded by the coding sequence ATGAGCGAGAGGGAGTCCAGGCGCGAATATTGGGTTACGTTGCCCGACGGCACCGGATGGTCGCCCGAGCGCCGAGCAGAACAACCGGCCGCCTGGCAGGAAGCTCTTCAGAAGGCCAAGGGCTTCAAGATCGCCTGCTTTTGCAAATGCGTCGAACAGGAAGCTCCGCTTTATATTTTCCAGCGGGCTGGCGTCTTCTATCTGGCGCGGTACCCGAACTCCGGGCATGTCCACAGCACGGATTGCCATTTCTATGCGCCGGCGATCGAGACCACCGGCCAGGTCGCCTATGCCGACGATGTGATCACCGAAGCCTCAGACGGCACCAAGCGGATCCGCTTTGATTTTGCACTGGGTCGAGAACTTGGCCAGCGCGAACCGGCGCCGGTCACGCCTGCACCTCGCGGTCCATCGTCGACCAGGCGCACTCAGATGAGCATCCTGGGCCTGCTCCATTACCTATGGTCGGCTGCGGATCTGCAGCGTTGGCACCCGAGAATGGTTGGAAAGCGAAATTGGGCCGTGGCCAAGCACCGGCTCGACGAAGCCGCCGTGGACATTGTTCAGCGTAGCGTGAGGATGTCTCAGCGCTTGATCGTCCTGCCGGCAATGTCTGGCCCGAACCTGCACCAGAGAGTCGGCACTGAATTGCAGGAAAAGGTTCATTGGGCGACGTCCGGCGACAAGCGGGCGGAAATCCTCCTTTTCATCGGCGAATTAGTGAACACGTCGGTCGGCGGCAAATCGACGCGCATCACTCTCTCCCGCGCCGATCAGCACAAACTGACTTTTTACAGCACAACGCAATTCTGGGGACGCTGCATCGAACGTTTCCCAGCCCTTGGCTTGCATCGAAAAATCGCCGGTGAAGCCGACCGCACCATCGCGATTATCGCTGCTGAGGTCCGTAAGCGTCATGACGGCTCGATGATCGGCGATGTCAGCGCAGCTGGTTTTCTTTTTACCACTGCGGAATTCATCCCGTTTGCGAGTTCCTACGAGAAAATCGTCACCCGCAAGCTGATCGACCAAAACCGTTGGTTCGAAAAGCCCTTGCGCTATGACGCGGCTGAAGACGCCGTCTTGCCGGACTTTGTCTTGCTCGACACCAATACGCGCTACCTGCCGATGGAAGTCTATGGGCGGAACAGCGATGACGAATACCGAAAGCACCGCGACCTGAAGCGTGCCCTTTATCTGCGCACCTATGGCGCCGAGAACTATTGGGAATGGAATGTTGATCCCAATCAGGTCGATGCTGTTCCCCCCTTTCCCAGCAAGTCATTTCAACGAGTGGCCGCCAATGCGAGTCGATAA
- the traL gene encoding type IV conjugative transfer system protein TraL: MSKEPVYIPRHIDAPFQFLFWQFDEILPVIVAAMFGVLLHQQLICFAIGLVIMNRWTKYRDNHPDGYALHALYWTGIVPLSLVGKKSHLIPEALDREFLP; the protein is encoded by the coding sequence ATGAGCAAAGAACCCGTTTACATCCCTCGGCACATTGATGCGCCGTTCCAATTTCTTTTCTGGCAGTTCGATGAAATTCTGCCGGTGATCGTCGCCGCGATGTTCGGTGTTCTGCTGCACCAGCAACTTATTTGCTTCGCGATCGGCCTGGTCATCATGAACCGCTGGACGAAGTATCGGGACAATCATCCGGACGGCTACGCGCTGCACGCGCTTTACTGGACCGGGATCGTTCCACTGAGCCTGGTCGGGAAAAAGTCGCACCTGATCCCGGAAGCGCTGGACCGGGAGTTCCTTCCATGA
- a CDS encoding TraE/TraK family type IV conjugative transfer system protein, producing the protein MNLFGFKKTLNNAVSSDRRKTFLLAAMVASNLMLVLYTIFKSEIVILQPPELFETAKITKKNATQNYYTTWALAIAELVGNASPSNIEFVKDQIQMLATSDLYASISAGIDKEVQKIKDDQVAQRFEARGVSFEPETDKLFVYGKLIGIGIMGNEASHEFTYEIRLAINFYRVKLIAMRGYSGRPMTLDRMQEKEATEERLKKNQKPEDKGNQK; encoded by the coding sequence ATGAATTTGTTTGGGTTCAAGAAGACGCTGAACAACGCGGTCTCCAGCGACAGGCGCAAAACGTTTCTCCTCGCTGCGATGGTCGCCTCAAACCTGATGCTCGTGCTCTACACGATTTTCAAGAGTGAGATCGTCATCCTCCAACCGCCGGAATTGTTTGAGACGGCGAAGATCACGAAGAAGAACGCGACCCAAAACTATTACACCACCTGGGCACTGGCGATCGCCGAACTGGTCGGCAATGCATCACCAAGCAACATTGAGTTCGTCAAGGACCAGATCCAGATGCTCGCAACCTCGGATCTGTATGCCTCGATCTCGGCCGGCATCGACAAAGAAGTTCAGAAAATTAAGGACGACCAGGTTGCCCAGCGGTTTGAAGCCCGCGGCGTGTCCTTTGAGCCGGAAACCGACAAGCTGTTCGTTTACGGTAAGCTCATCGGCATCGGCATCATGGGCAACGAAGCCAGCCACGAGTTCACCTATGAAATAAGGCTCGCGATCAATTTCTATCGCGTGAAGCTGATCGCGATGCGCGGTTACAGCGGCCGTCCGATGACGCTGGACCGTATGCAGGAAAAAGAAGCGACAGAAGAGCGGCTCAAGAAGAACCAGAAGCCGGAAGACAAGGGAAATCAGAAATGA
- a CDS encoding type-F conjugative transfer system secretin TraK, translating into MTWRIRVLSASLALSVLPFIASAQSVPQLQQQVGGMPVVPTSMPVVPATTVPGAVVQNPSDQITQEMLQPIRLVMRPGVVQIVPVAVSHLNRLVTPFVKPKLHTTADLTLDVKGSVIYVSSSTQSTASVYITEGDNEELALELTLVFRQIPPKEVTLALPEDVTAPVPSKMSSVGSGATDGRDGDPNGQMPYVADIRQAMRLAALGKVPDGYTLRKLNRFDVMPYCSLPPGLNVEWQHAQVLDGGETQILVGVLRNGTEGPMEPAEYWCGTAEVMAVAFWPRNYLEAGQETELMIMRHRIRPEMNGTVRPSLIRN; encoded by the coding sequence ATGACGTGGCGCATTAGAGTCCTCAGCGCAAGCCTGGCGCTTTCGGTTCTTCCATTTATCGCGTCGGCCCAATCGGTCCCGCAGCTGCAGCAGCAGGTGGGCGGTATGCCCGTCGTGCCGACGAGCATGCCGGTGGTGCCTGCGACGACCGTGCCCGGCGCTGTCGTGCAAAACCCGTCGGACCAGATCACTCAGGAGATGCTCCAACCGATCCGGCTAGTGATGAGGCCCGGCGTCGTGCAGATCGTGCCGGTGGCGGTCAGCCACCTCAACCGATTGGTGACCCCGTTCGTCAAACCGAAGCTGCATACCACGGCTGATTTGACTTTGGATGTGAAGGGATCGGTGATTTACGTCTCTTCGAGCACCCAGAGCACGGCATCAGTTTACATCACCGAAGGCGACAACGAGGAACTAGCGCTCGAATTGACTTTGGTCTTCCGTCAGATCCCGCCGAAAGAAGTCACCCTGGCGCTGCCGGAAGACGTGACTGCGCCGGTTCCCAGCAAAATGTCGTCGGTCGGATCGGGTGCTACTGACGGACGTGACGGCGATCCGAATGGTCAAATGCCGTATGTCGCCGACATCCGCCAGGCGATGCGCCTCGCGGCTCTTGGCAAAGTGCCGGATGGATATACTCTTCGAAAACTCAACCGGTTCGATGTGATGCCATACTGCTCGTTGCCGCCCGGCCTGAATGTCGAATGGCAGCACGCCCAAGTCTTGGACGGTGGCGAAACACAGATCCTCGTCGGCGTGCTGAGGAACGGCACCGAAGGTCCGATGGAACCTGCGGAATATTGGTGCGGCACCGCCGAAGTGATGGCCGTCGCGTTCTGGCCCCGCAATTACCTCGAAGCCGGACAGGAAACCGAACTGATGATCATGCGTCATCGGATTCGTCCGGAGATGAACGGCACCGTTCGTCCTTCTCTGATCAGGAACTAA
- a CDS encoding TrbI/VirB10 family protein, which yields MKLPKFYTDLPPRTRKFILIGVSVAALFGTNQLLQQAAPTARQKKNTVDTVFTDNDTRALSLGAMMAEIKKLQASVKDLNTANDKMRGELKEQGFQSQVERDKRINELGGRIDSLENGIKNFDHKTVQTVAGASGTAPAGATPPQATKAGLGSSEEPHPKASSFEVSPDEAFLGVATPGKPAAATGIADMRTNPVSPGEVQVATIKTVAENKSATSAVKSTKALVKRPISMGISSATLVTGMAVPTGQGGRQDPFPALLRIKKETLLPNMYRADLRECFALMSAYGDLSSERAILRGEKISCIDKQGRMLEGRLQGYATGEDGQVGVAGHLVSKQGQLIGKAILAGVAQGIGGAFNFQQTPTLALSTGGSTTNPAYTRAFSAESLQAGAAGGVGNAMQMLAQWYIAQANAIFPVIEISPGRSIDIIMTSPTVLTEVDGSKASGPTLSGSENGFFNGGTGISTRQNANMGMNNMLGMNRGMIGANNNQMMGYQYNGQ from the coding sequence ATGAAGCTGCCCAAGTTTTATACCGACCTTCCGCCAAGAACCCGGAAATTCATCCTTATTGGCGTCTCGGTCGCCGCCCTGTTCGGGACAAACCAGTTGCTGCAGCAAGCGGCGCCGACAGCTCGGCAGAAGAAGAACACGGTCGACACGGTCTTCACCGACAACGACACCCGCGCGTTGTCGCTGGGCGCCATGATGGCCGAAATCAAGAAGCTCCAGGCATCGGTGAAGGACCTCAACACCGCCAATGACAAGATGCGCGGTGAGTTGAAGGAGCAAGGCTTTCAAAGCCAGGTCGAGCGCGACAAGCGTATCAATGAACTGGGAGGGCGCATCGACAGTCTGGAAAACGGCATCAAGAACTTTGACCATAAAACCGTCCAGACCGTTGCCGGCGCCTCGGGTACAGCACCAGCAGGTGCGACACCACCGCAAGCGACGAAGGCGGGCCTCGGTTCCTCGGAAGAGCCTCATCCCAAGGCGTCCAGCTTCGAGGTGTCCCCGGATGAAGCCTTCCTCGGAGTGGCAACGCCGGGAAAGCCGGCAGCCGCCACGGGGATAGCCGACATGCGGACCAATCCGGTCAGCCCGGGCGAAGTCCAGGTCGCGACTATCAAGACTGTGGCAGAGAATAAGAGTGCCACCAGTGCGGTAAAATCGACCAAAGCCCTGGTAAAGCGACCGATCTCGATGGGCATCTCCTCGGCAACATTGGTCACCGGCATGGCCGTGCCGACCGGTCAAGGCGGCCGGCAAGATCCGTTCCCAGCTTTGCTGCGCATCAAAAAAGAAACTTTGCTGCCGAACATGTACCGCGCAGATCTGCGCGAATGTTTCGCTTTGATGTCCGCCTATGGAGATCTAAGCAGTGAGCGCGCGATCCTGCGTGGCGAGAAAATCAGCTGCATCGACAAGCAGGGGCGGATGCTCGAGGGGCGCTTGCAGGGGTATGCCACCGGCGAGGATGGTCAGGTCGGTGTCGCGGGCCATCTCGTCTCGAAGCAGGGGCAGTTGATCGGCAAAGCAATCTTGGCGGGCGTCGCCCAGGGCATAGGCGGCGCCTTCAACTTCCAACAAACGCCGACATTAGCGCTGAGTACCGGTGGTTCGACCACCAATCCCGCGTACACTCGGGCATTTTCCGCCGAGTCCCTGCAAGCAGGTGCAGCCGGCGGTGTCGGCAATGCCATGCAGATGCTGGCTCAATGGTATATCGCCCAGGCGAACGCGATTTTCCCGGTCATTGAGATATCGCCTGGGCGTTCCATCGACATCATCATGACCAGTCCGACAGTGTTGACCGAGGTCGACGGCAGCAAAGCCAGCGGCCCAACTCTCTCGGGTTCCGAGAATGGCTTTTTCAACGGCGGTACTGGCATCAGCACCCGACAAAATGCCAACATGGGCATGAATAATATGTTGGGTATGAACCGCGGGATGATCGGCGCGAACAATAACCAGATGATGGGGTACCAGTACAATGGTCAATAA
- a CDS encoding TraV family lipoprotein: protein MVNKISIGIFAVLLAASVSGCSSLVPGDDDFSCPGGANIIRCKSARQIYDMTTGRDDLSALDGTTERPDGDPDKGIVMMPMNAEPRPVVPTPVTADYGRVPVRTPAKIMRIWVGPWETEDGDLAVGGLLYVEIEPKRWQIGQAAGEGNTKSFTPLSGNSFNTKPDATPSADGPGTTPAPRPGTLNAKPPVNSGGTKPVLAAPMVQAVTSPSLTATQQ, encoded by the coding sequence ATGGTCAATAAAATCTCTATCGGTATTTTTGCCGTTTTACTGGCTGCGTCGGTCTCTGGCTGCTCCTCGCTGGTCCCCGGTGATGATGACTTCAGTTGTCCAGGCGGCGCCAATATCATCCGCTGCAAATCTGCCAGGCAGATCTATGACATGACAACTGGTCGAGATGATCTCTCGGCATTGGATGGCACAACAGAACGTCCTGACGGCGACCCGGACAAGGGCATCGTCATGATGCCGATGAATGCCGAGCCACGACCGGTCGTTCCGACGCCCGTTACAGCGGACTATGGGCGAGTGCCGGTTCGCACACCAGCCAAGATTATGCGCATCTGGGTTGGTCCTTGGGAAACCGAGGACGGCGACCTTGCGGTGGGTGGTCTTCTCTATGTCGAGATCGAGCCGAAGCGCTGGCAGATCGGCCAGGCGGCTGGGGAAGGAAATACCAAGAGCTTCACGCCATTGTCCGGAAACTCGTTCAATACCAAACCTGATGCAACACCGAGTGCCGATGGACCGGGCACGACGCCTGCGCCCAGGCCAGGCACATTGAACGCGAAACCCCCGGTCAATTCGGGCGGAACGAAACCGGTTCTCGCCGCGCCTATGGTGCAGGCTGTCACGTCACCTTCGCTCACCGCCACCCAGCAATAA
- a CDS encoding DUF1566 domain-containing protein: MSLSLTNTTNFAFDSGGTCSSGSTTLAKGATCTVLVKSDANAAGSLAGTLSAVANNTASITLTGTASGFDPCAAVASGTAIPTILSDGTIYVGTTVNGANLCVAPSDAGANIPYDSGVANPATSTNPSSTTDGKTNTSLLAAASDAGAPYEAAQTCAALTSNGHADWYLPALNELNTVWQATQMGTAASSNLKSTFNQSGSYPAGWYWSSTARGTNGNAWLERFSDGEQTYGSYANAIQVRCARHP; the protein is encoded by the coding sequence TTGAGCCTGTCGCTGACGAACACGACGAACTTCGCGTTCGACAGCGGCGGGACCTGCAGCAGCGGATCGACAACGCTCGCAAAAGGCGCGACGTGCACCGTTCTTGTGAAGTCTGATGCGAACGCGGCCGGCAGCCTGGCTGGCACGCTGTCGGCCGTCGCGAACAACACCGCTTCCATCACATTGACCGGTACGGCGTCAGGTTTTGATCCCTGTGCGGCCGTGGCTTCTGGCACGGCGATCCCGACTATCCTGTCGGACGGTACGATTTACGTAGGCACCACTGTCAATGGCGCAAATCTGTGTGTCGCCCCTTCCGACGCTGGGGCCAATATTCCGTACGACTCCGGTGTTGCAAATCCTGCAACAAGCACCAATCCGAGCAGTACGACTGATGGTAAAACCAATACGAGCCTGCTTGCCGCGGCCTCGGATGCCGGTGCGCCCTATGAGGCGGCACAAACGTGCGCCGCGCTCACAAGCAATGGACACGCCGACTGGTATCTGCCAGCGCTGAACGAGTTGAATACCGTTTGGCAGGCAACCCAGATGGGAACCGCAGCCAGCAGCAACTTGAAATCGACGTTTAATCAGAGCGGATCCTATCCGGCGGGTTGGTACTGGTCGTCGACGGCCCGTGGCACCAACGGCAACGCATGGCTGGAACGGTTCAGCGACGGGGAACAAACATACGGTAGCTATGCCAATGCGATACAGGTTCGTTGCGCGCGCCATCCGTGA